Proteins from a genomic interval of Yarrowia lipolytica chromosome 1E, complete sequence:
- a CDS encoding uncharacterized protein (Compare to YALI0E03608g, no similarity, similar to Saccharomyces cerevisiae VID28 (YIL017C); ancestral locus Anc_7.184), which yields MFLPVADQELVAQICNLRELSPDAQLAACKALKNEIIGHDEKKTRYLECDGVVVSLVQVLQDGPWSEELRTQAAVIIASFTSGCAPLVLNEFVRLGIHRVIVTAIVEADSHKVQYMSALLRTLAALLKVNDTVANECIEDSPQLLKALSHHISVPSTPLPVVSLCTPLVPLLGRSRPGVQRLGEDLSEPLAARILLLTQQYLSQRDRIPSIYTEPLASAVFALSHVVRHSLAMKLLEGEVGTAGTNWSSGRLLQDLFLLLRAGDTQVRLAVCFLFSNLHLHMPASQQLEIARPLLPVLVPMLSGPEDTDPRVCKTLALLCRDHIDMATLAAEARVIELACTLVTSRVPEVEPSNHCNQLEEVIADALLLVAAIGMHKDSFRARIVDCGVLSHVIKIMRMKTPPSGDPRARAVRKMKISSCYLVRALSRSVSLLRTGFVDEEVVEGIIELLDETPSEPVNAEPDNMDQTEDGESPNIEDLEVKAAIMASMCNLILPFSPFKKNIFERGVLQSIIAGVNSDYTPLRLNSTWALRHAVLPPDNDDRLIEEAMGLLTCKRLLTLLGDTDIEVQEQAHELIRNLMMKQANFVEVFFSQVEAREFMQLLENKIDIISRQHTETVAENTATHSSSQIKLAKTVNEKRQVYTRMLSAIIYTLAHIAAGPEEFRFMLIEQESILVKVAEFTGHRHYDVRAACAWLVINLTYVDNNNDRECREGAKRRARALVKLGYKEKLDAQLRDPSLDVAERTKNALITLEWLLNEN from the coding sequence ATGTTTCTACCTGTCGCTGACCAAGAGCTGGTGGCACAAATATGCAACCTGAGAGAGCTGTCACCCGACGCCCAGCTGGCAGCCTGCAAAGCCCTCAAAAACGAAATTATCGGCCATGACGAAAAGAAGACCCGCTACCTCGAATGTGACGGAGTGGTGGTCTCTCTGGTGCAGGTGCTCCAGGACGGACCCTGGTCCGAAGAGCTGCGCACCCAGGCGGCGGTGATCATCGCCTCCTTCACCTCTGGCTGTGCTCCGCTGGTGCTGAACGAATTTGTGCGGCTCGGAATACACAGAGTCATCGTCACTGCTATTGTGGAGGCTGACAGTCACAAGGTGCAGTACATGAGCGCGCTGCTGCGAACACTGGCTGCTCTGCTCAAGGTAAACGACACGGTGGCAAACGAATGCATCGAAGACTCGccccagctgctcaaggccCTGTCGCACCACATTTCTGTGCCCTCAACACCCCTACCCGTCGTCTCTCTATGCACTCCTCTTGTTCCGCTACTGGGACGTTCTCGCCCTGGAGTGCAACGGCTAGGAGAAGACCTCAGCGAACCCCTTGCTGCTCGTATCCTTTTACTCACCCAACAGTATCTTTCCCAAAGAGATCGAATCCCCTCTATCTACACAGAACCCCTGGCGTCAGCAGTTTTTGCACTGAGCCATGTGGTTCGCCACAGCTTAGCAATGAAACTGCTGGAGGGAGAGGTGGGGACTGCGGGCACCAACTGGAGCTCCGGACGTCTCCTACAAGACCTCTTCTTGCTACTACGAGCAGGAGACACCCAAGTGCGACTGGCTGTCTGCTTCCTGTTTTCTAACCTGCATCTGCATATGCCAGCATCACAACAGCTCGAGATTGCCCGGCCTCTATTACCTGTTCTAGTGCCCATGCTGTCCGGTCCAGAAGACACCGACCCCCGAGTGTGCAAGACTCTAGCCCTCCTCTGTCGAGACCATATAGATATGGCAACCTTGGCTGCTGAGGCCCGTGTCATCGAACTGGCATGCACTCTGGTGACTTCCAGGGTACCTGAAGTCGAGCCCTCTAACCACTGCAACCAGCTGGAAGAAGTCATTGCTGATGCTCTTCTTCTAGTGGCAGCTATTGGAATGCATAAGGACTCCTTCAGAGCTCGAATTGTCGACTGTGGGGTCTTGTCGCATGTCATCAAGATTATGCGAATGAAGACACCTCCATCTGGAGACCCTCGAGCTCGAGCGGTGCGAAAGATGAAAATTTCGTCATGTTACCTTGTTCGAGCTCTTTCTCGAAGTGTATCGTTGCTGCGAACTGGATTTGTTGACGAAGAGGTTGTAGAAGGTATCATCGAGCTTCTGGACGAGACTCCCTCGGAACCAGTGAACGCAGAGCCTGATAACATGGATCAAACAGAGGACGGAGAGTCTCCTAACATTGAAGATCTGGAGGTCAAGGCTGCCATCATGGCGTCCATGTGCAACCTCATTCTTCCCTTTTCGCCCTTTAAGAAGAACATTTTTGAACGAGGTGTATTGCAATCGATTATCGCTGGTGTCAACTCCGACTATACTCCTCTGCGACTCAACTCCACCTGGGCTTTGAGACACGCAGTGCTGCCGCCTGACAACGACGACAGACTTATTGAGGAGGCAATGGGACTGTTGACTTGCAAACGTCTGCTGACCTTGCTCGGTGATACTGATATCGAAGTCCAGGAGCAGGCCCACGAGTTGATACGGAACCTGATGATGAAACAGGCCAACTTTGTTGAGGTCTTCTTTTCCCAGGTGGAGGCTCGTGAGTTCatgcagctccttgagaacaAGATTGATATCATATCTCGCCAGCATACCGAGACTGTGGCCGAGAACACAGCCACTCACTCGTCTTCACAGATCAAGCTTGCCAAGACTGTCAATGAGAAGCGCCAGGTATACACACGCATGCTCAGTGCCATCATTTACACTCTGGCCCATATTGCTGCGGGCCCCGAGGAGTTCCGATTCATGTTGATTGAGCAGGAGTCTATTCTTGTCAAGGTTGCCGAGTTCACTGGCCATCGACATTACGATGTGCGTGCTGCATGTGCGTGGTTGGTCATCAACCTGACCTACGTGGACAATAACAACGACCGTGAGTGTCGTGAGGGCGCTAAGCGACGAGCTCGTGCTCTTGTCAAACTGGGctacaaggagaagttggaTGCGCAACTGCGTGATCCATCTTTGGATGTTGCCGAGCGAACCAAGAACGCACTCATTACGCTTGAGTGGCTGTTGAACGAGAACTAA
- a CDS encoding uncharacterized protein (Compare to YALI0E03630g, similar to Saccharomyces cerevisiae DIS3 (YOL021C); ancestral locus Anc_1.367, similar to uniprot|Q08162 Saccharomyces cerevisiae YOL021c DIS3 3 -5 exoribonuclease required for 3 end formation of 5.8S rRNA) gives MSAVKRASNHSTLSQKVFVRTSKAGNATKVVREQYLRDDIPCSSQGCQYCKNNLYVADATGKRQEPILETQPNKTTKRGPHYLVVDTNIVLDGIDLLESDKGFYDVIVPQIVLEEVRNRSLPIYARLRALTKNDDKRFYVFHNEYCKDTAVGRNKGESINDRNDRAIRKVCEFYTQHLGKDYNGTAPEVVLLSNDVNNRKLAKEEGITALGLKGYVSELVDPGQLIDMIPQRALEEEEGAKPKSGKSEALYPEYYPMSRLLGGIKNGTLFQGNLTISPYNVLEGSVSTKAYPKPLLILGRQSLNRAFSGDQVVVELLPKDKWKTPSTSVIESEDLAANEGGEESGDTVMSESERKLLADDALKAHKNEADAAERVQPTARVVGIIKRSWRYYVGHIAPGSIIDDVSRGPRSVLVALMDKTLPRVRIRTRQAAALQGRRIVVAVDSWPADSRHPEGHFCRDLGPIESKQAETEALLLEHDVEYRPFTKAVLDCLPAEGPDWKVPQDLVKEAAEKDPLVAKRRDLRHLNICSIDPPGCQDIDDALHARVLPNGNYELGVHIADVTHFVKPDTALDQEGASRGTSVYLVDKRIDMLPMLLGTNLCSINPYVERYAFSVLWEMTPDGKIVNTDFTKSIISSREAFSYAEAQARIDDPSKTDELTEGMRVLLKFSKQLKQGRIDAGALNLASPEVKVHIDSETSDPGEVEVKELLETNSLVEEFMLLANTSVAKKIYESFPQTAMLRRHGAPPATNFETLNDQLRTIKGMSISLESSKALADSLDKCIDPNEPFFNTLVRIVATRSMLAAEYFSSGSYAYPEFRHYGLASEIYTHFTSPIRRYADVVAHRQLAAAIGYEPLHQSHREKDHMESICKNINVRHRNAQFAGRASIEYFVGQALKNVTKEEDAIHEGYVIKVFNNGVVVLVPKYGLEALIHIDDLGDAETAVFNEKEYKLDISGKSIRVFDKVKVKVESYKDKQEKRKVKMVLL, from the coding sequence ATGTCTGCTGTGAAACGAGCATCGAACCATTCGACGTTATCGCAGAAGGTGTTTGTGCGAACTTCCAAGGCCGGCAACGCCACCAAGGTCGTTCGAGAGCAATACCTTCGAGATGATATCCCCTGCTCGTCCCAGGGCTGTCAGTACTGCAAGAACAACCTGTATGTTGCTGACGCCACTGGAAAGCGACAAGAGCCCATTCTCGAGACCCAGCCTAACAAAACTACCAAGCGTGGCCCCCATTACCTCGTTGTCGACACAAACATTGTCCTGGACGGTATCGATCTGCTGGAAAGTGACAAGGGCTTCTATGATGTGATTGTGCCCCAGATTGTGCTGGAAGAAGTGCGAAACCGATCGCTGCCTATCTATGCGCGACTGCGAGCCCTCACCAAGAACGACGACAAGCGGTTCTACGTCTTTCATAACGAATACTGCAAGGACACTGCTGTTGGTCGAAACAAGGGAGAGTCCATCAACGACCGAAACGACAGAGCCATCAGAAAGGTGTGCGAATTTTACACCCAACATCTTGGTAAGGACTACAACGGGACCGCGCCCGAGGTGGTTCTGCTTTCCAATGATGTCAACAACCGAAAATTGGCAAAGGAGGAGGGAATCACTGCCCTCGGTCTCAAGGGATACGTTTCCGAGCTTGTGGACCCCGGCCAGCTCATCGATATGATCCCTCAGCGAGCtcttgaggaggaggagggagcCAAGCCCAAGAGCGGCAAGTCCGAGGCGCTTTACCCTGAATACTACCCCATGTCTCGACTTCTAGGAGGAATCAAGAACGGCACTCTTTTCCAGGGAAACCTCACCATATCCCCTTACAATGTTCTCGAGGGTTCCGTTTCCACAAAGGCGTACCCAAAGCCTCTCTTGATTCTTGGCCGACAGTCTCTCAACCGTGCATTCTCTGGTGACCAGGTTGTCGTGGAGCTTCTTCCAAAGGACAAGTGGAAAACTCCCTCCACGAGTGTGATTGAGAGTGAAGATCTTGCTGCCAATGAGGGCGGTGAGGAGAGTGGAGACACCGTCATGAGCGAGTCTGAGCGGAAACTGCTGGCTGACGATGCCCTCAAGGCCCACAAGAACGAGGCCGATGCTGCTGAGCGAGTCCAGCCTACCGCTCGAGTTGTCGGTATCATAAAGCGATCTTGGAGATACTACGTTGGTCACATTGCTCCTGGCTCAATCATTGATGACGTCTCTCGAGGCCCTCGATCTGTTCTGGTTGCTCTCATGGACAAGACTCTGCCCCGAGTTCGAATCAGAACTCGACAGGCCGCTGCTCTCCAGGGACGACGAATCGTCGTTGCCGTGGACTCTTGGCCCGCTGACTCTAGACACCCCGAGGGTCATTTTTGCCGAGACCTTGGTCCCATCGAGTCCAAGCAGGCTGAGACTGAGGCGCTTCTGCTGGAGCACGATGTCGAATACCGACCTTTCACCAAGGCTGTTCTAGACTGTCTTCCCGCCGAGGGTCCCGACTGGAAGGTCCCCCAGGATCtcgtcaaggaggctgccgagaaggaTCCTCTTGTTGCCAAGCGACGAGATCTACGACATCTCAACATCTGCTCCATCGATCCTCCAGGATGTCAGGATATCGATGATGCTCTGCACGCTCGAGTTCTTCCCAACGGAAACTATGAGCTTGGTGTTCACATTGCTGATGTCACGCACTTTGTCAAGCCCGACACTGCTCTGGATCAGGAGGGTGCTTCTCGAGGTACCTCTGTCTACCTTGTCGACAAGCGAATCGATATGTTGCCCATGCTGCTCGGTACCAACCTGTGTTCTATTAACCCTTATGTGGAGCGATATGCTTTCTCTGTTCTCTGGGAGATGACTCCCGACGGCAAGATTGTCAATACCGATTTCACAAAATCCATCATTTCTTCCCGAGAGGCCTTTTCGTACGCAGAGGCTCAGGCGCGAATCGACGACCCCTCCAAGACTGACGAGCTCACTGAGGGTATGCGGGTTCTGCTCAAGTTTTCCAAGCAGCTTAAGCAGGGCCGGATCGACGCCGGTGCACTGAACCTGGCTTCTCCCGAAGTCAAGGTCCATATTGACTCTGAGACCTCCGATCCGGGAGAAgttgaggtcaaggagcttCTCGAGACCAACTCTCTGGTTGAGGAGTTCATGTTGCTCGCCAACACTTCTgttgccaagaagatttACGAATCTTTCCCTCAGACAGCCATGCTCCGACGTCACggagctcctcctgccACCAACTTCGAGACCCTCAACGACCAGCTTCGAACCATTAAGGGTATGTCCATCTCTCTTGAGTCTTCCAAGGCTCTGGCAGACTCTCTGGATAAGTGTATTGACCCCAACGAGCCCTTCTTCAACACTCTGGTTCGAATCGTGGCTACCAGATCCATGCTGGCTGCCGAGTACTTCTCTTCGGGTTCTTATGCATACCCTGAGTTCCGACATTACGGTCTGGCTTCCGAGATTTACACCCATTTCACATCTCCCATTCGACGATACGCTGATGTGGTTGCTCATCGACAgctggctgctgccattGGTTATGAACCTCTCCACCAGTCCCATCGAGAGAAGGACCATATGGAGTCCATCTGTAAGAACATCAACGTCCGACACCGAAACGCCCAGTTTGCTGGACGAGCCTCCATTGAGTACTTTGTTGGCCAGGCACTCAAGAACGTGActaaggaggaggatgccATCCACGAGGGTTACGTCATCAAGGTGTTCAACAACGGTGTCGTTGTGCTTGTGCCTAAGTACGGCCTTGAGGCTCTCATTCACATTGACGATCTTGGAGATGCTGAGACTGCTGTCTTCAATGAGAAGGAGTACAAGCTCGACATTAGCGGTAAGTCCATCCGAGTCTttgacaaggtcaaggtcaaggtggAGTCTTACAAAGACaagcaggagaagcgaaaggTGAAGATGGTTCTTCTTTAG